One Fuerstiella marisgermanici DNA window includes the following coding sequences:
- a CDS encoding DUF1580 domain-containing protein, producing MIPTPIYERHRDGNARVCIDGRQHDLGSYGSPESRQTYRELVDAWSRELRTVSYVRDNLLPAGNNGKPPSRVTISRWVTKGVFGEKLKVVRVGAKVFLSADMVRDFLTRVTAAQDCQQSDQHDNEVDVPTDVELAEAGLA from the coding sequence ATGATTCCTACACCTATCTACGAACGCCACCGAGACGGCAACGCTCGCGTTTGCATTGATGGGCGCCAACACGATCTTGGTTCGTATGGCTCGCCCGAATCACGCCAAACTTATCGCGAACTTGTCGATGCGTGGAGCCGTGAACTCCGCACCGTCAGCTATGTCCGGGACAACCTGTTGCCTGCCGGAAACAACGGCAAACCACCGTCACGTGTGACGATTAGCCGCTGGGTCACAAAAGGCGTGTTCGGTGAAAAACTGAAGGTCGTTCGAGTCGGTGCCAAAGTGTTCTTATCTGCGGACATGGTCCGTGATTTCCTGACTCGCGTGACGGCCGCTCAGGATTGCCAGCAAAGTGACCAGCACGATAACGAAGTGGACGTGCCCACTGACGTCGAGCTGGCGGAAGCCGGATTGGCTTAG
- a CDS encoding primase-helicase zinc-binding domain-containing protein — MMPKHIDKQDLLAKAAGRWRAIVLELCPGLGESSLNGKHGPCPKCGGTDRFRALPSFDSDGAAYCNQCYSSGNGDGLAFLMWWNGWDFPTALAAVDKWLNDGGAAVPAVQAAKQEDARSPFERWQQQDATPDELRTAVDEWAKKKPGVDATAVIDSDPMLGFWPKGQYGQPVLGFVGYRGKEKAALHIYRLDGTPFPAYRDVQERKSHNVGGSKAGWIFVGGRKRFKRADVVWRVEGLTDGFALLPLLPANHAIVTNTTGCAWSASSDRMPPLSMFKGKDVIVAGDADKPGQKGVMDFANDVNRLAKSVLLLRLPFPLAETHGADVRDWLTESPRSFEDLESLMVSLGAMTNAADLADDDDTSVPSFRNFDVVLTGKKTEFVGLPMSSVLKQIPPGEIMRVDRQLFIDQGRGDYASRVYWLNDDTQLFGWLGSRLDIVPAFRSGIGFHSKKEVFSETQRTVNGFEAVQIVPHEPKLPKCYYACDWPDVGDGSHLQELLDFFSPAGPVDGDLIKAMFLTAVWGGGCGKRPVFAITADGPGSGKSALVAVLAELVGGLLELSKGEDFDRFKARLLSSEGRRKRLVLYDNVKSWRLSWPQFEALVTSPVISGRQNNVGEASRPNDLLWVLTGNGLSLGKDIAQRSVVIRLARPEFRGDWDESVMGFVRQHRMELLGDLIGTLRQPATSLAGQSRWGQWESEVLARLPEPSDAQAVIAERQEEADVEADEVEDLVQYFGSKIEQAGFDTSGRVFLSWDHCLAWCGHCFGKPNITTTDAGRRLSAMRAANPELSMVPRRTNNKRGVLWTGDGDESRPIRVFGDINPMDRGDDF, encoded by the coding sequence ATGATGCCAAAACACATTGACAAACAAGACTTACTCGCCAAAGCGGCCGGGCGATGGCGGGCCATTGTGCTGGAGCTGTGTCCGGGGTTGGGTGAATCCAGTCTCAACGGGAAGCATGGCCCTTGCCCGAAGTGCGGTGGCACCGATCGTTTTCGTGCTTTGCCATCGTTCGATAGCGACGGGGCGGCGTACTGCAATCAGTGTTATTCTTCCGGCAACGGCGATGGTCTGGCGTTTCTGATGTGGTGGAATGGCTGGGACTTTCCAACTGCACTTGCGGCGGTCGATAAGTGGCTGAATGACGGCGGGGCGGCGGTGCCTGCTGTGCAAGCCGCGAAGCAAGAAGACGCTCGTTCACCGTTTGAACGATGGCAACAGCAGGACGCGACACCAGACGAACTACGGACCGCAGTCGACGAATGGGCGAAGAAGAAACCCGGCGTCGACGCGACGGCTGTGATTGATTCTGACCCGATGTTGGGTTTCTGGCCGAAAGGTCAGTACGGCCAACCGGTGCTTGGATTTGTTGGGTATCGCGGCAAAGAAAAAGCGGCCCTGCACATCTATCGGCTAGACGGTACCCCGTTCCCTGCGTATCGCGATGTGCAGGAACGAAAAAGCCACAACGTTGGCGGATCGAAAGCCGGATGGATCTTTGTCGGCGGGCGGAAACGATTCAAACGGGCGGACGTTGTGTGGCGAGTCGAAGGACTCACGGACGGCTTTGCCTTGCTGCCGTTGCTTCCCGCGAACCATGCCATCGTGACAAACACAACCGGCTGTGCATGGTCTGCCTCGTCCGATCGGATGCCGCCCCTATCGATGTTCAAGGGGAAGGACGTCATCGTTGCCGGTGATGCTGACAAGCCCGGCCAGAAAGGCGTGATGGATTTTGCCAACGATGTCAATCGGCTCGCTAAGTCTGTGCTATTGCTGCGGCTGCCGTTCCCTCTGGCTGAGACTCACGGGGCAGACGTGCGGGACTGGCTGACGGAGTCGCCTCGTTCGTTTGAGGATCTGGAGTCATTGATGGTGTCTCTCGGCGCGATGACTAATGCTGCGGACTTAGCAGATGATGACGATACGTCCGTGCCGTCTTTCCGAAACTTCGACGTCGTGCTGACAGGCAAGAAAACAGAGTTCGTCGGGTTGCCGATGTCGTCCGTCTTAAAGCAGATTCCACCGGGTGAAATCATGCGAGTTGATCGCCAGCTTTTCATCGATCAGGGGAGGGGCGACTACGCGAGTCGGGTCTATTGGTTGAACGATGACACTCAGTTGTTCGGTTGGTTGGGTTCGCGTCTTGACATTGTTCCGGCATTCCGATCCGGCATTGGATTTCATAGCAAGAAAGAAGTGTTCAGCGAGACTCAACGAACCGTCAATGGCTTCGAGGCTGTTCAGATTGTTCCGCACGAACCGAAGCTCCCGAAATGCTACTACGCCTGCGATTGGCCGGACGTCGGGGATGGATCGCACCTGCAAGAGTTGCTTGATTTCTTCAGTCCGGCCGGGCCGGTCGACGGGGATCTAATAAAGGCGATGTTCCTCACGGCCGTATGGGGCGGCGGATGTGGCAAGCGGCCAGTTTTCGCAATTACGGCTGATGGTCCCGGAAGCGGCAAAAGCGCACTTGTGGCCGTGCTTGCTGAGCTGGTTGGTGGTCTGTTGGAACTTTCGAAGGGGGAAGACTTCGACCGGTTCAAGGCTCGTTTGTTGTCGTCTGAGGGACGTCGAAAACGGTTGGTGTTGTACGACAACGTGAAAAGCTGGCGGCTGTCATGGCCGCAGTTCGAAGCGTTAGTGACCTCACCAGTGATCTCAGGACGCCAGAACAACGTCGGCGAAGCGTCAAGGCCGAATGATCTGTTGTGGGTGTTGACAGGAAACGGTTTGAGTCTTGGCAAAGATATCGCTCAACGAAGCGTCGTCATTCGCCTTGCCCGGCCAGAGTTCCGGGGGGATTGGGATGAGTCTGTGATGGGCTTCGTTCGGCAACATCGTATGGAATTGCTTGGCGATCTGATTGGAACACTTCGCCAACCTGCCACCTCTCTGGCTGGGCAGTCGCGATGGGGCCAATGGGAATCGGAAGTGCTTGCCCGGCTACCCGAACCGTCCGACGCTCAGGCCGTGATTGCAGAACGACAAGAGGAAGCAGATGTCGAAGCTGATGAAGTGGAAGATTTGGTCCAATATTTTGGCTCAAAAATTGAACAAGCTGGCTTCGACACATCTGGTCGCGTGTTCCTAAGTTGGGACCATTGTCTTGCGTGGTGCGGGCATTGTTTCGGGAAACCAAACATTACTACGACCGATGCCGGGCGGCGTCTGAGTGCTATGCGGGCCGCCAATCCGGAGTTGTCCATGGTACCGCGCCGCACAAACAACAAGCGTGGCGTGCTCTGGACGGGTGACGGCGATGAGTCCCGGCCGATCCGGGTCTTCGGTGATATCAATCCGATGGATCGCGGCGACGACTTTTGA
- a CDS encoding recombinase family protein: MSAIAVYIRVSSTSQNEASQKREVQRWLKGQGLDKDTFWFVDKASGKDTARPAFQKLQKAIWNGEVSTVVVWKLDRLSRSLRDGINILHDWCETGLRVVSVTQQIDFSGAVGKLMAAVFLAVGEMERENIRERQAAGIAAAKERGVYIGRKQGTTKGKPKRATELREKGLTDSEIAEAMGISRRTVQRYLKAHGIS, encoded by the coding sequence ATGTCCGCAATAGCAGTTTACATTCGAGTCAGCAGCACAAGCCAGAATGAAGCCAGCCAGAAGAGGGAGGTTCAGCGATGGCTCAAAGGACAAGGACTCGACAAAGACACCTTCTGGTTCGTCGACAAGGCCAGCGGCAAAGACACAGCCCGCCCTGCGTTCCAGAAACTGCAGAAGGCTATTTGGAACGGCGAAGTCAGCACAGTCGTTGTGTGGAAGCTTGACCGACTGTCACGATCGCTGAGAGACGGAATCAACATTCTTCACGACTGGTGCGAAACCGGACTTCGTGTGGTCTCTGTCACTCAACAGATCGACTTCAGCGGTGCCGTCGGCAAACTCATGGCTGCCGTGTTTCTGGCCGTTGGCGAAATGGAACGGGAGAACATCCGTGAACGCCAAGCGGCTGGCATCGCGGCTGCGAAAGAACGAGGCGTGTACATCGGCCGCAAACAGGGCACTACGAAGGGCAAGCCCAAACGAGCCACCGAGCTACGCGAGAAGGGCCTGACGGATTCCGAGATAGCCGAAGCGATGGGAATCAGTCGACGAACCGTACAACGCTACCTGAAGGCTCACGGGATTAGCTAG
- a CDS encoding ATP-binding protein, which yields MYVAREDLEKALRDGLNSQQHLIVHGESGTGKSWLYKKVLADLKVYFEVANLANASRLGSITNELRNLVSRDGKAEKTGYSESKSAGFDALAAKAALDHTGQYEYGQKEPFEACLSAIRCRAGKRKGILVLDNLEAAFTDAFLKELADLLILCDDERYAEYGVKILIVGVPGGVREYYYKTPHHATVANRLRELPEVSRLTREQCTSLAKKGFEQALGYTVESPSAVYAHIAWVTDRIPQMIHEYCLEVANLVHKSDRVITTESLNKADELWLAQSMYHGYSVVEQHMNERDTKAGRRNQTLFSLGCTDREQVKASDIEDVIRRQFPNSTRDTTLNVTQILAQLAKGGQPVLKRTPKGDAYTFADPRYRMALRAMLTKSTEERVEKVPLANT from the coding sequence ATGTACGTCGCCCGCGAAGACTTGGAGAAGGCGCTTCGCGACGGACTTAATAGTCAGCAACACCTGATAGTTCACGGCGAAAGCGGCACCGGAAAGTCGTGGCTCTACAAGAAGGTCCTGGCGGATCTCAAGGTCTATTTCGAAGTTGCGAACCTTGCAAACGCGTCGAGGCTTGGCTCGATAACTAACGAACTCAGGAACCTGGTGTCCCGAGATGGTAAAGCGGAAAAGACTGGCTATTCCGAAAGCAAATCAGCAGGATTTGACGCTCTAGCCGCAAAGGCAGCTTTGGACCACACAGGTCAATACGAGTACGGACAAAAGGAGCCTTTCGAGGCGTGTCTGTCTGCCATCCGATGCAGGGCAGGAAAACGAAAGGGGATACTCGTACTGGATAACTTGGAAGCAGCGTTCACCGACGCGTTCCTTAAAGAACTAGCTGATTTGTTGATTCTGTGCGATGACGAACGATACGCAGAGTACGGGGTCAAAATCTTGATTGTTGGCGTTCCCGGCGGGGTTCGCGAGTACTACTACAAGACACCGCATCATGCCACCGTCGCTAACCGACTCCGAGAACTGCCAGAGGTGTCCCGGCTGACGCGCGAGCAATGCACATCGCTTGCCAAGAAAGGATTCGAGCAGGCGTTGGGCTACACCGTCGAAAGCCCTAGCGCCGTTTACGCGCACATTGCTTGGGTAACTGACCGCATTCCCCAGATGATTCATGAGTACTGCCTTGAGGTCGCGAACTTGGTGCACAAATCGGATCGCGTAATCACTACTGAATCCCTCAATAAGGCAGACGAACTTTGGCTTGCCCAATCCATGTACCACGGTTACTCCGTCGTTGAACAGCATATGAACGAACGAGACACGAAGGCAGGGCGAAGAAATCAGACACTTTTTTCGCTCGGTTGCACAGATCGCGAGCAAGTCAAAGCTTCGGATATTGAAGACGTAATTCGGCGTCAATTCCCAAATTCAACGCGCGACACAACTCTTAATGTAACACAGATTCTTGCTCAATTGGCCAAAGGTGGCCAACCAGTTCTAAAGCGAACTCCAAAGGGAGACGCTTACACTTTTGCAGATCCACGGTACCGCATGGCGTTGAGAGCGATGCTTACGAAATCAACGGAAGAGCGTGTGGAGAAGGTCCCCCTGGCGAACACGTAG
- a CDS encoding PIN domain-containing protein, protein MAHFTALCDSCVLYPAPLRDLLMHLAMTGLFRAKWTAQIHDEWIQNVLKNRPDLSEERLRRTQQLMDSHVDGLVTGYDKLIPTLSLPDPDDRHVLAAAIRSRADVIVTFNLKDFPAAVLSEFDIEAQHPDDFIHYQIGLNGDEVCEAARRQRASLKNPPYSVDDFLACLEVQQLPKTVEYLRRRRDWI, encoded by the coding sequence GTGGCGCATTTCACGGCGTTGTGTGACTCGTGTGTGCTTTATCCGGCGCCATTGCGCGACCTGTTGATGCATCTGGCCATGACAGGATTGTTCCGCGCCAAATGGACGGCACAGATTCACGACGAATGGATTCAGAATGTCCTGAAGAATCGGCCGGACCTCTCTGAAGAACGTTTGCGAAGAACTCAACAGCTGATGGATTCCCACGTCGATGGCCTGGTGACCGGCTACGATAAACTGATTCCAACACTCAGCCTTCCGGACCCGGACGACAGACACGTGCTTGCGGCGGCCATTCGTTCCCGCGCCGATGTGATTGTAACGTTCAACCTAAAGGATTTTCCGGCGGCTGTGCTAAGTGAATTCGACATTGAAGCTCAGCACCCGGACGACTTTATTCATTATCAGATTGGCCTGAACGGTGACGAAGTCTGTGAAGCGGCCAGACGTCAACGCGCGTCGCTGAAGAATCCTCCGTATTCGGTCGACGATTTTCTGGCGTGCCTGGAAGTGCAGCAGCTTCCGAAGACCGTGGAGTATCTACGACGTCGACGCGATTGGATCTAG
- a CDS encoding excisionase family DNA-binding protein, producing MIDTIENLDTLSPDEFDAKQVSETSRQLSALLSKKRKRKNVQVTIDGEDCRIPAAALRMLKDIMVQLSLGNGVTLIPVHAELTTQEAADLLNVSRPYLVKLLEEQKLPFRLVGSHRRVLFRDLMKFKRQQDERRLKVLEEMAAEAQDAGLGY from the coding sequence ATGATTGATACCATCGAAAACCTGGACACACTTTCTCCCGACGAATTCGACGCTAAACAGGTGTCCGAAACGAGTCGACAGTTGTCCGCTTTGCTGTCAAAGAAACGAAAACGCAAGAACGTTCAGGTCACCATTGACGGTGAAGACTGCAGGATTCCGGCGGCAGCTCTGCGGATGCTCAAAGATATCATGGTCCAGCTTTCCCTCGGCAACGGTGTCACACTGATTCCCGTGCATGCAGAACTGACAACTCAGGAGGCGGCGGACCTGCTGAATGTGTCACGTCCGTATCTGGTGAAATTGCTGGAAGAACAAAAACTTCCGTTCCGACTTGTGGGTTCTCATCGCAGAGTCCTGTTTCGGGACCTGATGAAATTCAAACGTCAGCAGGATGAACGACGGTTGAAGGTTCTGGAAGAAATGGCGGCGGAAGCTCAGGACGCAGGACTGGGATACTGA
- a CDS encoding HU family DNA-binding protein, with the protein MRPAADISRIAGPLTEIGPHNSFPPLIHKGIMETGLMAKKKTAAPTKAMTKTEILAALAEGTGLSKNEISSVFTELGTLIGKNLGKRGPGVFNIPGLMKVKVIRKPATKARKGINPFTKEEQMFKAKPARNVVKVLPLKGLKDMV; encoded by the coding sequence ATGCGGCCAGCAGCGGATATAAGCAGAATCGCAGGCCCCTTGACAGAGATTGGCCCGCACAATAGCTTCCCGCCTTTAATCCACAAAGGAATTATGGAAACAGGACTAATGGCGAAGAAGAAAACAGCGGCACCGACCAAGGCAATGACGAAGACAGAAATCCTGGCGGCGCTGGCAGAAGGCACCGGACTGAGCAAGAACGAGATCTCAAGTGTATTTACCGAGCTGGGAACACTGATCGGCAAGAACCTTGGCAAGCGCGGCCCAGGCGTGTTCAACATTCCTGGTCTGATGAAAGTCAAAGTGATTCGCAAACCAGCCACCAAGGCTCGCAAGGGAATCAATCCGTTCACAAAAGAAGAGCAGATGTTCAAAGCCAAGCCAGCTCGCAACGTCGTCAAAGTATTGCCACTGAAAGGCCTGAAGGACATGGTTTGA
- a CDS encoding DegT/DnrJ/EryC1/StrS family aminotransferase → MPTDISTSSPSEPVPFIDLVAQYQTIRDEVKEAVDQVFETQSFVLGEQVEQLEAEIAEYCDARHAIGCASGTDALILSLLGLGIGPGDEVITSPFTFFATAGAIHRIGARPKFVDIDPVTYNLDPQQVEDAIDDNTKAIMPVHIFGQCAEMEPLWRISASKNIPIIEDACQAIGAEYRGRRAGVLGRVGCFSFFPTKNLGGAGDGGIITTDDPELAARLKRLRVHGDVGGYNHVEVGFNSRLDALQAAVLRVKLRHLEDWSEGRRQNARRYGELIRSLNILSSVEVPVTAADHRHVFNQYTLRIRGGMRDAVMEHMRANGAGCAVYYPIPLHMQQCFDYLGYQPADFPESNRAAQEVLSLPIFSELTDEQLSRVANVLAEAVSEATTLQFPTENEQQRRAA, encoded by the coding sequence ATGCCTACCGATATTTCAACCAGCTCTCCGTCTGAGCCGGTTCCTTTCATCGATCTTGTTGCTCAGTACCAGACAATCCGCGACGAAGTGAAGGAGGCCGTTGATCAGGTCTTCGAAACGCAGTCGTTTGTCTTGGGGGAACAGGTCGAACAGCTTGAAGCTGAAATCGCCGAATACTGCGACGCACGGCACGCCATCGGCTGCGCATCCGGGACGGACGCATTGATCCTGTCGCTGCTGGGCCTTGGTATTGGTCCTGGTGATGAAGTGATTACCAGCCCGTTCACGTTCTTCGCTACCGCCGGAGCCATTCATCGCATCGGCGCGCGGCCCAAGTTCGTCGATATTGATCCGGTAACATACAACCTCGACCCTCAACAGGTCGAAGACGCGATCGACGACAACACCAAAGCCATCATGCCGGTCCACATCTTCGGCCAGTGCGCCGAAATGGAACCGCTGTGGCGGATTTCTGCCAGCAAGAATATCCCAATCATCGAAGACGCCTGCCAGGCCATCGGCGCAGAATATCGTGGCCGCCGTGCGGGCGTGCTTGGTCGAGTTGGTTGCTTTAGTTTCTTCCCGACTAAGAACCTTGGTGGCGCTGGTGACGGCGGCATCATCACGACAGATGATCCGGAACTTGCGGCTCGACTAAAACGCTTGCGAGTTCACGGTGACGTGGGCGGTTACAACCACGTCGAAGTTGGCTTCAACAGTCGGCTCGACGCCCTGCAGGCTGCTGTTCTGCGAGTCAAGTTGCGTCACCTGGAAGACTGGTCCGAAGGTCGCCGCCAAAATGCGAGACGCTACGGTGAATTGATCCGCAGCCTGAATATTCTTAGTTCCGTCGAAGTGCCGGTGACGGCGGCCGACCACCGACATGTGTTCAATCAGTACACGCTGCGAATTCGTGGCGGCATGCGTGACGCCGTGATGGAACATATGCGAGCCAACGGTGCTGGCTGTGCTGTGTACTATCCGATTCCGCTACACATGCAGCAATGCTTCGACTACCTCGGCTATCAGCCAGCCGATTTCCCGGAAAGCAACCGAGCGGCTCAGGAGGTTCTGTCTCTGCCGATCTTCTCTGAGCTGACCGATGAACAGCTTAGCCGTGTGGCCAACGTCCTGGCCGAAGCCGTTTCTGAGGCCACCACGCTGCAATTCCCCACCGAAAACGAACAGCAACGTCGAGCGGCGTAA
- a CDS encoding ammonium transporter, with amino-acid sequence MSGGDAFGQEDAAAQVAAAAEEADAAPSYYETAEIDYTINTLIMFVCAVLVLFMQAGFAMVEVGFNASKNAVNIIFKNIMDLSIGVMLFMLIGYGLMYPGDAGAGGWFAFGGIWGERDAVDTVAGLGDYSAAADFLFQVAFAATAATIVSGAVAGRMKFTGYLCYSAILTGLVYPISGMWKWGGGALAEWGFADFAGSVVVHAVGGFAGLAGAMVLGPRIGRYSKDGKSQPMLGHNMPLAALGVFILWVGWYGFNPGSQLTYSGAANAEITTWIAVTTTLSAAVGAFVAMLLSWVMFKKPDLSMCLNGALAGLVGITANCDQVSLTSAAIIGLVAGGLVFSGILLLDKLKIDDPVGAFPVHGICGVWGGIATGIFGTSLPVVGEVTLTRMQYIMVQVQSTAIICAWAFVTMFTLFQILKATGLLRVSAEEEIEGLDIVEHGMPAYSSGSTGGGGVPSPTPAMASTVVSTSVSPVPAQ; translated from the coding sequence ATGAGTGGCGGCGACGCGTTCGGACAGGAAGACGCGGCGGCGCAAGTGGCTGCGGCAGCGGAAGAGGCAGACGCGGCACCGTCTTATTACGAGACGGCCGAAATCGATTACACGATCAACACACTGATCATGTTTGTGTGTGCCGTGCTGGTTCTGTTTATGCAGGCCGGGTTTGCGATGGTTGAAGTCGGTTTCAATGCCTCAAAGAACGCAGTGAACATCATCTTCAAAAATATCATGGACCTGTCGATCGGCGTCATGCTGTTTATGTTGATCGGTTACGGCTTGATGTATCCCGGCGACGCGGGTGCGGGTGGCTGGTTTGCTTTCGGAGGAATCTGGGGCGAGCGTGATGCAGTTGATACGGTCGCTGGATTGGGTGACTACAGTGCCGCTGCAGACTTTCTGTTTCAGGTCGCATTCGCCGCAACAGCTGCGACGATCGTTTCCGGAGCTGTCGCAGGACGCATGAAGTTCACCGGTTATCTGTGCTACAGCGCGATCCTGACAGGATTGGTATACCCAATTAGTGGCATGTGGAAGTGGGGCGGTGGAGCACTGGCAGAGTGGGGCTTTGCTGACTTTGCTGGATCGGTTGTTGTTCATGCAGTCGGAGGATTTGCCGGCCTTGCTGGGGCAATGGTGCTGGGGCCACGCATCGGCCGCTACTCAAAAGATGGCAAGTCACAGCCAATGCTGGGCCATAACATGCCGTTGGCTGCCCTTGGCGTCTTCATCCTATGGGTCGGTTGGTACGGATTTAATCCTGGAAGCCAGCTGACTTACTCCGGAGCGGCTAACGCTGAAATCACGACCTGGATTGCTGTGACAACCACGCTTTCTGCAGCCGTTGGTGCCTTTGTTGCAATGCTGCTTTCGTGGGTCATGTTCAAGAAGCCGGACCTGTCTATGTGCCTGAACGGTGCTTTGGCTGGTTTGGTTGGAATCACGGCTAACTGCGATCAAGTGTCACTCACGAGTGCCGCCATCATCGGACTCGTCGCTGGCGGTCTGGTGTTTAGCGGAATTCTTCTGCTGGACAAATTGAAAATTGACGACCCGGTTGGTGCGTTTCCGGTACACGGCATTTGTGGCGTGTGGGGCGGAATCGCGACCGGCATCTTCGGGACCAGCCTTCCCGTGGTCGGAGAAGTTACTCTGACTCGTATGCAGTACATCATGGTTCAGGTTCAGTCGACAGCGATTATCTGTGCCTGGGCGTTTGTAACAATGTTCACACTGTTCCAGATTCTGAAGGCCACTGGCCTGCTGCGAGTGTCGGCTGAAGAAGAAATCGAGGGCTTGGATATTGTTGAGCATGGCATGCCCGCCTATTCATCAGGAAGTACCGGCGGTGGAGGTGTCCCGTCACCAACCCCGGCGATGGCATCAACCGTTGTGTCCACTAGCGTCTCGCCTGTTCCCGCTCAATAA
- a CDS encoding sugar phosphate isomerase/epimerase family protein codes for MKYGMNLLLWNSVITEEHFPVIEKLKDIGYDAVELPMFDLNGDTFKKLGAKLKELELGATAVTVCTAEANPISPDAAIREAGLNHLKQAIDMCALAGATHLCGPIHSALGEFSGSGRTDDEWNYAKDILSKAADYAKENNVTLVVEYLNRFECYFLNCAEDAGRFCREVGHSNLKTMYDTFHANIEEKSITDAVKACADQMVHVHISENDRSTPGKGGVNWDESFAALKEVGYSDGYLMIEAFGLALPDLAAATRVWRKMFDTELKLAEEGYKFMKSRWEG; via the coding sequence GTGAAATACGGCATGAACCTGCTGCTGTGGAATTCAGTCATCACCGAAGAACACTTTCCAGTTATCGAAAAGTTGAAGGATATCGGCTACGACGCTGTCGAACTGCCCATGTTCGACCTGAACGGCGACACGTTTAAGAAACTTGGGGCGAAGCTGAAGGAGCTGGAACTGGGAGCCACTGCCGTGACCGTCTGTACGGCCGAAGCAAACCCCATTTCACCCGACGCCGCTATCCGCGAAGCTGGGCTCAACCATCTAAAGCAGGCGATTGACATGTGTGCTCTTGCCGGAGCCACTCATTTGTGCGGGCCGATCCATTCGGCACTTGGTGAGTTTTCCGGAAGCGGCCGCACAGACGACGAATGGAATTACGCGAAGGACATTCTGTCGAAAGCCGCCGACTACGCCAAAGAAAACAATGTGACTTTGGTTGTCGAATATCTGAACCGCTTTGAATGCTACTTCCTGAACTGTGCAGAAGACGCGGGACGTTTTTGCCGGGAAGTTGGGCATTCAAATTTGAAGACAATGTACGACACTTTCCACGCCAACATCGAAGAAAAATCGATCACCGATGCGGTGAAAGCCTGTGCTGACCAGATGGTGCACGTTCACATCTCCGAAAACGATCGTTCGACGCCGGGCAAGGGCGGTGTTAATTGGGATGAATCCTTCGCGGCTCTAAAAGAAGTTGGTTACAGCGACGGCTACCTGATGATCGAAGCTTTCGGTCTGGCGCTGCCCGATCTGGCTGCAGCGACTCGCGTTTGGCGAAAGATGTTCGACACGGAATTGAAGCTGGCTGAAGAAGGCTACAAGTTCATGAAGAGCCGCTGGGAAGGGTAG